The following DNA comes from Triticum aestivum cultivar Chinese Spring chromosome 3D, IWGSC CS RefSeq v2.1, whole genome shotgun sequence.
tctctctctctcatggagTTTCTTCTAATCACTAATAAAGCTTGTGTCGGTCTGGAGTTTTGGGCACTGGACAGTCCTTTTTTGGGCAAGATTTGTTGTCACTGGGCAGTATTCTCTAGTTATGTTGTGCACATGGCCATGGAGGAAGCTATTGCTAGCTGGGAGCAATACACTAGTACACTAATAGATGGGCATTCCCCGTAGTTGTGTGATAAAGACAATTGCTTTCTGGAAAGGCAGCTGCTGGCTCTGTCTACAGGGGAGAATATATATGTGGCACCTGTGTCTGCAGGTTCTTTTTTTAGTTCCTTTCCACAGTAAGGAAGCTGCCATCTGGATCAGTTCTGCCCAAAAAGGGAACCAAGAATTAGGAGATTTTTAACTAATTTAGAATGATTTTAgtcacatctttccagagtgagAAGTTGCAGTGGATCATTTTACAAAAAGAGGAGACAGATAACTTGGAATATTTTTAGTCTCGAGGAGGTGAAGATTAATGTACCAGTACCTATGATGTGACATAAAAATTGGTATGAATTTGGATAATGTGGCTAGTTTGGGGTGAATCGAAGCTGCATAAGATATTGTTTATGCCGATTGCCTAAGCACGGCATTGATTAGCTTTGCTAAAGATGTTTGTATCATGAAAGAGGAGGGGCGCTTTGGGTATGTATGGTTCATGTAGCAGAGTGCCTCAAATCATTCAGACACATCCTATGTGTGCCATTATTAAAAGCAGATAAAGAGCCTAGCAAGCTTACATAGATCCTAATTTTAATCTGGTTCCTTTCACTTTTGAACGAGAAATCACATCGCAGATCTACACCTTCTTACCAATGTGAAGCTGCACATGTTTGAGGTATAGTGTTTACTAGTGAGACCAAAGCCTAAACACCACCTTTCGCTCCATTCAATCCTACAGTTTCAAACCCCTTTTTTTACTTTATGTTCTAACTTAGTTTATTTTCGCGTTCTAATTTGTAGTTTAGTTAAAACTCCTTTTATTCTCATTTCCTAGCAACAGATAGAATAGACCATTTCCAAATTATGGTTTGGGTGCGAATAGAGCTACACAGACAACATGGTTGCGGGGTTGGTAGTGCCTTCCAATTCGCTCCGTGTGGGATTCAACACTTACTTATCATGAAATGCAATAGCCATTTGCACTTGCAGGTCATCAAAGACATCGACTCAACCTTGGTTTGTCATGTCACTATGACCTAGCCTAACACAAACCAAAAAGAATTTACCATGGTCTGTCCCCTCTCACGTCCAGTGAAAGCCCTAAACAGATCAGGCCCCACGGATCAGTGCATCGTCTGAAACCATATGCGGGAGGGCAAGAACTAAGCATGCCACTTAATTCAAGGGTTCATAGAAGTTCTCAAGGGCCCGCGGGCATTTTGTTTACGGCTCTGTCAATGGTCGGTATTAGAGCACTTCTGCCTCCCTTAGCATTTCCTACTTCCACATAAAACAAACACTGGTAgaaaatgggcctttagtcccggttcgcaaaggcctttagtcccggctgtgcaaccgggactaaatatgcgcgactaaagacccccccccccttttagtcgcgcctcttacgaaccgcgactaaaggctttagtcccggttctcgtggctaaccgggactaaaggcccgtccacgtgggcgccaggggtctgtcggggcggaggacctttagtcccggttctcgtggctaaccgggactaaaggcctcctccgcaggtttagggttttagcccccctaaacctggtttctttgcgaattttttttattttttttattttcaaatttctgaattattttaacctctaatctctaatcaccacccctcatcactgctcaatttatcctctaatctctaatcacccctcatcattccaaatcatctaacttcccggacggtcacccatcctctcactactccagcctgagcacgcttaacttccgggttctattctccctcgtttccaagtctgcacttgttgttttcctgacaatagtaggatgtcaattctattaaccctcaggaatttagcttgagcacgaagtgacacatttcactgtttgagtttgaaactattgttttaaaaaacaataattatttagtaacactaatatttctgaaataattagtttgaccattgtttgaccactgtttgaccacagtttgaccaaagttttaaaaaaactgaaataattatttagtaacactaatattctagaataattagtttgaccattgtttgaccacagtttgaccacaatttgaatttttttgcctctccagatcttaaaagccccgtatcattttttctgttaggtttttgaggattttgaaaatgtttaacggggtcccccggttaaattcggatgtaacttttcgagtagatgatttttcatataaaaaactttttcatccgagttcgtatgcaaaagttatgcccattttaagaaattccagagagattttgcaaataaagtcgaaattcatatttgttaattttcccaacaactagaccacatatcacatgggaaacttattttatttttttgacatttccatcattttcttttgttttttctaaaactgaaaaggcgatccgggggggggggggtagagtttgaaaatgaggcctttagtaccggttcgtgccatgaaccggtactaatgcctcaaatcccattagtcgcggttggccagaccaaccgggacagtcgcggttggccagaccaaccgggactaaaggtctaacctttagtcccggttggtctggccaaccgcgactaaaggccttcgggccagcctgaggacctttagtccggttggccaggccaaccgggactaaagcccctcccgtccgccagctgtcgaccgagcgcgctgggcccagatagttggtcgcgggtctcctcccgaaccgcgactaaagacccctttggtcgcggttcgattatttggggactaatgggggcgtatggaagcctctttttctactagtgaaaagtGTTCCTTGGGGGGCTGTCTGGGAAGGTTGCTTACTAGTGATCAGGTGGATAAGAGACATGGCCCTTCTAATGGCTTGTGCGTTCTCCGTGGGGAGGAGAAAATGTTGACCATATCTTTTTCTCATGTATCCTGGTGAAGATCATGTGGGCTAGCGTtagaaaaaaattcataattttgcCTAGAAAACCTCTAGCTTCACTGATTTCTTTTCCATTGACCAAAGTGTTCCCTCTTTGCATTGAAACATAGTTTGGACATGATTTCGATGCTTGGTCCTTTTGGACGACGCGCAATAATATGGCCAGATAGCTGCATTTTCAAAATGTCTATATGTCTTTAGTTGTGGCTTCTAGTGAAAAATTGAAGAAAAGCTATGGATGAAGAATATACGGCTCTAATGAAGAGTAACACCTGGCACTTAGTACTCAACCTCGAGGTAAAAACATGATGGGCCACAAACAAGTTTGTCCCAGGTATAAAGTGTGCCTTGCTACTACAGGCTTTAAGAAGCATTAATGTTTTGATTACCAGGATGCTAACCCTATTGTAAAAGCTTCCACTATAAGACTTGTATTACGCACAACAGTCTACAAAGGGTGGTGTTTATGTTTGTTGTGCAGAACATGTCAATTCCCAATGTTATGCAAGATGAAGTGTATCTCAAAGAACCACTGGTATATGAAAATGGCTACACATATCACTATGTTTGCAAACTTGTCAAAGCACTCTATTGCCTTAAAGAGCCCCTCGAGCAAGATACTCTTCATCAAGCATCTCATGCGTTGGACATGCTAACATACAGAACTATCATGCTTCTTCCACGATAGCGTCATCTCCCGTGAAATCCTACATTGAGAAAAAAAGTGTTATTTAAGTACACATGTGCAACTCAACAATTCATATGCAGCGCATAGATTCATACAAATGAGAAAAGTTCTTACTTCCAGGTTCATGTTGGAAAATATATCATCCACTGAGAAGGCATTGATTTCATTCAGTTGATCATTAAGAGGTTGCTGATCAAGTGTGCCTTCTTGCATAGGAAGAATGCTACCTCCATCCCCGCCATCAAGCAGCTGAGTCAACGAGAAGAAATCGTCTGTCTGAAGGTTGTGAAGCATCGAAGTAGTTCTTTCACTGTTGACTACATGAGTATCTTTAGTTGAAGTTCTACTTGCATCAAGTGCAGAGCTACCATTCAACATCATTCCTACTGAGCTTGTGTTGCTTGCCATGTTAAATGGTGCCATCTGCTCAGTGAAGCCTCCCGCTGATGTGGTGTTGCTTATGAATGGTGCCTTTTCATTTTGCATAGGCAGCTGACTACATGACATTGCATAGCTCTCTAGTTGGTTGATCTGTGGGAAGTTCACCTGTGATGCGGCAAGAGACCTCCCACCACCAACTGTTGTATTTGCAAATGAACTTTGATGACTGCAAGGGGTTTTGCCTTTGCTTATCTCCATTAGCATACCACACATTAGGTCCTCATAGGAATTACTATAATTTAATGAAGGAAATTCATCTAACATTATCTCATTGGGTATGTTGTTGTATAGGCTGACGGGAGGGTCACCAAAACCTGTGAATCTTATCGCATCCGACGGTTGTTTCCCAACATACCTCGGCATTCTACCATCATGGAGGTATGACCCCATGTAGAAGTTGCTTTGGGTGTTCATCGGCGGAGCCAAGTGACCCGTTGCACCATAGTTGTTTGTACTCCAAGAGGCAGTGTCGCCAGAGGACGCACCCCATCTTCCATGTTCATGATTATGCATGAAATTGCCCTTGTTGTTCATGTTGTACGATGAGTTCCATCTTTCATGTGCATCACCAGAGGGATTTGAGTTGACTCTTTTTAAGTGCAATCTATACTTCTGAAATAAAAGATAGAAAAAATAACAAGTTATGAGATGGATGCTCATCGGAAAAAATAACGGTAAATATGTGAGTACAAAAAGAACTGAAGAGTTGCATGGGTAAAAATACTCATAAAAATATGGGGCATGCATTATATGAGATAAGCCTCGCATTTTAAGGGACACATTTAATTCAAATTACACTTCATGATAGTTGCATTACTAGAGCTTTGACTGATATGTCCCCCAGAAAATAAAAGCTTGCACTTATATATGACAAAATGTGAGACTACGAATAATAGTAAGAAAAACATAGAAATTAAGCATAAAGGTTGAAAATAAACCTGTAGATGACTTGCGATATTCTCTCTACTGAGGCAATCCACATTCATTAGCTCCAATACCTTTTCTGGAACAGCCCCTACAATTATGTAATAAAAAATTATAATGAAAATATGGAGCAGCCAGCATTGTCGATGAATGAGGCACAAGATGTGAATTCTTACTATCAAGGCCAATCTGGTTGATAGCTTCTAGAAACTTGTTATGCAGCTTAATTGTCCATGTCACCCTTGGCTTTCTGTGGGTGGTGGATATAGATGTGCTCTCATTGTGCTTGTTAGAATCATCTCCAGCATTTCTCTTATGTCCCGATAACTTACTCTTGTCAGCAGTCGCTGGTTGAACTCTCTGGACATCATTGTCATGATCGCTGATGTGGCTTATTGCTTTGGGATTTCTCCACCTTTGAACATGTTGCCATATGTTTTTGAGCTCATGGGTACACACTGGCTTCACCATAAAGTCAGACGCGCCATGATCTATCCCCTTCATCACAACCCTCTTGTCGCAATCGACGGATATCACTGCATGCCATATGACCAATGACTTAGAGTTAGAATTTAGAAATTCACAAAAATCTATGAAGTGTACATATGTTTTGGTCAAAGTGCCTATAGACAAAAAAAGCATTTCAATGTTCAATTTTATAATTCTGCTTCTATGCAGACTAAATTTGAAAAATTTCACACATTCAATAGGAAGATACGGAAACAATGGCTAAAACAATAACGGTAACACAATGCGTAAGCCATATCATGACATGTTCCGCGTAGGGAAAACACATCATCATGTCTAACTATTGGTGAACCTGAAGATCAAGTAATATTATTGGCAGTCAACTATGTTTCTCTAGCATACTAGGTAACATCTATCGGCCCACGTAACGCTCTAAGCATTTTAAGTGATCACACTCATATTAGTTTTTAAACGTTAATCACCATTGTCAATAGCTTTTTTATTGCAACTAGCTAATTGTCTGTGCTTGCGACGGGGGCATACATATTCTACATGATAATTTCCATAATTAATGTGGTCCTCCCATCCAGTGCTCGATGATACTTTTTATAATTAATGTGATACTCCCGTCCAAAGAATGATACTCTCCATAATTAACATGGTCCTCTCGTCCAATGCTCGATGATACTTTCCATAAATTAATGTCTAGATAATTGACATGTGTAAATAACTATATAGCTAATTAATTACATGCAGCTGTGGGCGAGGCAGAGATTGGGCAAGAATTATCTGGGACGATTTTTGGGCATTAATAGTAGAGATTCAGGAAAATAAGTATGTGTGGTTGCACTTTCAGTGAAAGTAATTTGACTACAAATTAGTGTGCTGGTTCAAAGTCAACAAATATGCAGTATTGTAGGTATTACCCATGGTTAACCTACTCAATGTAAGTACTTAAAAGTGACACTCCTACTTTATATGCTATTCTCGAGAGTAAATAGTCATAAGGAGTAACAACTTTAAGGAGAATAAAGATGAGTAGTAATCTCAATCTTAATAATATCAATACAACATAGGTATAATTGTAGTATTCATGCAACCCTAGCAAACAGAGGTGGTGCAATTGTGTACTTTGTGTGATTGGTAGAACACGAATTTTAATATTAGCTTTGGAAACAACTAAACATAACTTGGTCATATCATGAAATATGAATAGATTATAGTTTTCGCTCTTATTGGTAGGAATTTACAATTAATTGAGATGATATAAAATTAAATTCTAGATGTCCATAAATACAACCAACGAACACGTGGATAGTGGAGTCTACGTTACATTGGAGTGATAGAGACTCTCACTAAGCAAAATTACTCCTTTATAAAATTAAATTGTAGATAGTCCATAAATACGCCCATCGAACACGTGGATGTGGAATCTATGTTACACTGGAGTGACATAGACTCTCACTAGGACAAATTAGCCATTAGAGTGACCATGTCTCGAGCctactaagcactatcaacccaaTTATTAAAAACAATAATTGGGATCTCCTAATCACGTGCTATCCACGTTTCTTCCCCTTTCCCACCATCCATCCGATCTGATGGATGAATGGTTAGATAGGATCCTATTGTTTTTGCGCTAGAAACCGACATTACGTCCCCTACTAACTGATGTGTCGCTCCACCTCCTCTCTCCTGCCCCACTCGCCATCCGATCGGACGGATGGTTAGATAGGATGCCATTGGTTTGGGCTAGAAACCGACAATATGTCCCCTACTAACTCATGTGTCGCTCCACCTCCGCTCTCTTGCCCCACTCGCCATCCGATCGGACGGATGGTTAGATAGATGCCATTGGTTTGGGCTAGAAACTGACAATACGTCCCCTACTAACTCATGTGTCGCTCCACCTCCACTCTCTTGCCCCACTCGCCATCCGATCGGACGGATGGTTAGATAGGATGCCATTGGTTTGGGCTAGAAACCGATAATACGTCCCCTACTAACTCATGTGTCGCTCCACCTCCGCTCTCCTACCCCAGTCGCCATCCGATCGGACGGATGAACGGTTAGATGGGACCCTGTTGGTTCGGACTCGGTGGGGATCCCGTTCTTTAGAACTCTTTCAGGTTAGAAATAGAGTGCGGGTGCCGTGCATGTGTATGTGGTTTCATAAAATTATCCTAAATATATAGGATCTCACATGCTGCCCAAAGACATTAATATCCTCTCAGGGTATGTCCAAGATTGAGGAGTAAAAGTACGTTGTTAAAAACAATTGTCAGTGCTCATGGATGCAAAACACAAAAATTGGACTTTGGATTGAGGCTTGAGAGAAGTGAGAGTACTGATGACGGGCAGATCCATCTCGAGGCGGATGAGCTCGAGGAGCTTGAAGCCGTCCATGTCCGGCATGCGCACGTCGGTGATGACCAGGTCGAACTGCTGCTTCCCTGCCATGAGCATCCTCAGCGCCGTCTTTGCATCCCTCACCGGCGTTGCTGCATAGCGGCAAGCATTATTCGCAGAGAAACAAATAAATCACAAGGCCCCGATTCTAATGGACTATGGCGTTGGTGGGATCAAGAGACTCACGTTGGTAGTTGCAACGGCGCAAGAGGGCTTCTAGTACCTTGAGGCAGACACGGTCGtcgtcgacgacgaggatgcgtaaccCCTCCGGGAACTTGTCCTCCGCCGCATCCTCCATCATCTGCCTTCGGTCCCCACCCATCGTGGCCATCTTCTCCGAACTTCTTCCCACCTGGAAAAGTAAACGCCATCAAGAAAAATACTGATTAAAAAACAAATCAACACAAACCTCACAGCCATCTAAGAACACAACCCAAAACCTCTATTAGCTTCCTCGTCTCAGGACACAACTGAAGTTACTGAACGATCGGGATTTCAGAGGAGTGGTGAGAAGGGCTGGAGGATGGAGGGCGTCTATTTATAGGGGTAGAGGGGTCAAGGGAAGGAGTGGAAGTCTTGCGGTCCAGAGTGTGCACGCGCTAGTTTCTACTCCTTAACTTCTGCAGCTACGCCATTTGATCTGGCGATGTCAATGTGCGTGTCTGCTTGTGCCATCGGCCCATGGTTCCTTCCATGAGAGGTGATCAAAAACCACGGGTGGTGTTGCTGTGTTTTGCTTTTGTTCTTTTCTCACCAAATGTTTAATGTTGGAACACAAATGTTGTGATCTTGAATTACAAAAAGGAGAGGCCCCTGCTTCCTTTGACCGGGACCAGAGAGAGCATTCATGTGTCAATCCTCAGATTCCTACCTACCTTTGCATGGCAACGTGAAAATGTGGAGGCCTAAACTCAAGGAGTGGAAGTCTTTTTCCACTGATCACTTTGTGGAAAAATAATATGACAAGCGCATTTTTACCTGAAGAAAAACACTTCAAGAAGATAAGTTCAAGGGTGTTTCAGACTAGGGAGTACCGGATGCACCCTAGCTAAGGGCGTTAGTAAGTGAGTAACACACAAATTCGTACCAAATGATTGCTTATGCTTTGATCCTTATTATGAGGTGTCAGGCCTATGTATTCAACAAAAGAAAGAAATATGTCGTTTACAAAGAAGAGAGAAAGAAATATAAGGATAGAAGAGTGGAGTTCTTGTGGTCCAGGCGATGGATGTTTGTAGtttctgccatttttattttcATTACCCTCcataaaaaaattctgtttttatttccATTCCATTGTCAAATGTCAACTTTCTTGTGGTCCAACGTTGGAGCTAGATGATATCGTCTGTATTCCAAAAGAGGCTTTTGGCGATGTTCAGGTCATATCTCAAATTAATACCTCACCTTTATTCTCATGAAATTTGTTTCGGTGCACCGAAAGCGTATGTTCATTGTCTCACTATATATATATAAACTAATAGATGATCCGTTGAATGAGTTAGGCAATTTGGAGGCCCGGCCCAGTGAACCAAGATATTTTTAAGTAAtaaaaaaatcctatttaaaagttTTAATATATTCTGAAATAGTTTGGCTTGTAATTGATGTGTTTTACATATGTGTAAGCTTCTCTTAAAATATACTTTTACCGTGTATGTGGATTTGTATGCATGTGCTGTTTGCTATTTCTAAATGTAGATCTTGGTCCTTTTGTGTACGTATATATATATAAACATGTTACATGAAAATTTCTAGGTGCGGTAGATAACATCTATATgatcatttccaacaaaaataCACCTCAACTATTTTCAAAAACCCAGACTCGACGGAGTCCAGGATCCAATCAAACTTTATCGCAATCAGTTTGAAGCAATCACAAAAGGAAACATGACAATGCTTACTGATTCTGAGCGCATCACACATAAATAGAGAAgcaatgaaaaaaaaattaaagtTGAAGTGTTGGACCAAAATGATATGGTGTGATTTAGACGAGTGGAACTCCCAACAACTTAAAACACATTCTTGAAGAAGTAGGCATGCGGTGGCTGCCGTTTCTGGTTCTTTTTTGCAAAATATTAGAGAGCACTGATATCCTATGAACTTCCCTGGAGCTTGCATTATTCATGCACATGAATAATTATATTATGAAATGCCAACATATGATCTGACAAATCCTATTAAAATAATTTAAGGGATGCGGTAGCGCTTACCATCATTGTGGAAAAATGCTTGAAAATACCTGGCCAATGGAGATGAAAGGAGTCagggtcagtttggttcgtgacctgaccctcatgcctggATGGCCAGTGCTGCctgtgtggacgtgagatgtaaaatctTTGTGCCTGACCATGCTTGTTTGATGATGAAACGTTTGGTttatgcctgggccaggcaaagaaTCAATGTCCCATCAATACAGTCCAAACAACTATTATTTAATTCAATATCCATCCAGGCTGctattagcctcgtggccgcacggcCAGGCGCCGAATTCGGATGCCTGGGCCAGGCTAATTGCACCGCCTGTATTCCAGCCAGGCTAATTACGGTACAAAGGAGTCCATGCCAGGCTAGCTCTCTTTTTtgcagggtagcaaccaaacaagcatgcatgaaaccCAGGCACAACTTCAGGCCAGTCAAAAGATGCTAAGGATGCAAACCAAACAGGCCCTCAATGCGCAACACGACAGTTGGAGATGAAAGAACACAATGTGCCACATGAGAGAGGGGAAGAAAGGAGTCAAAACGCCACTCGACAAAGAGAGATGAAAGGAGTTAATTAGCACACCACGTGAAAAATGGAAATGAAATAATTCAACCCGACACATGACAAATGAAGATGAAAGGAGATAATGCACTATGCGACAAATATATGTTGTAAGAATAAAAAAATTTGGATTTGGTGGGCAAGATTGGAACCCAATGATTTCTATATAGAAAGACCTAGAGACACCACTTAAGCTCATTGCTTTAAATGGAGTCCAACATGATGCATTGATATAATGGTTTTCTCTTTTTAGCAAATTGTTTTTCAAGAAGATGATGACCCACCCAATGGAAACGAAAATTTTCTACTTTTTACGATGATGTTTGATGTTTGACTCTCCATAGGtcgaaaactgaaggaaatatgccctagaggcaataataaagttattatttatttccttatatcatgataaatgtttactattcatgctagaattgtattaaccggaaacataatacatgtgtgaatacatagacaaacagagtgtcactagtatgcctctacttgactagcccgttaattaaaaatggttatctttcctaaccatagacatgagttgtcatttgattaacgggatcacatcattaggagaatgatgtgattgacttgacccattccgttagcttagcacttgatcgtttagtatgttgctattgctttcttcatgacttatacatgttcctatgactatgagattatgcaactcccgtttatcggaggaacactttgtgtgctaccaaacgtcacaacgtaattgggtgattataaaggtgctctacaggtgtctctaaagatacttgttgggttggcgtatttcgatattaggatttgtcactctaattgtcggagatgtatctctgggcccactcagtaatgcacatcactataagccttgcaagcattgtaactaatgagttagttgcgggatgatgtattacagaacgagtaaagagacttgccggtaacgagattgaactaggtattgagataccgacgatcgaatctcgggcaagtaacataccgatgacaaagggaacaacgtattgttatgcggtttgaccgataaagatcttcgtagaatatgtgggagccaatatgagca
Coding sequences within:
- the LOC123075554 gene encoding two-component response regulator ORR24-like produces the protein MATMGGDRRQMMEDAAEDKFPEGLRILVVDDDRVCLKVLEALLRRCNYQPTPVRDAKTALRMLMAGKQQFDLVITDVRMPDMDGFKLLELIRLEMDLPVIMISVDCDKRVVMKGIDHGASDFMVKPVCTHELKNIWQHVQRWRNPKAISHISDHDNDVQRVQPATADKSKLSGHKRNAGDDSNKHNESTSISTTHRKPRVTWTIKLHNKFLEAINQIGLDRAVPEKVLELMNVDCLSRENIASHLQKYRLHLKRVNSNPSGDAHERWNSSYNMNNKGNFMHNHEHGRWGASSGDTASWSTNNYGATGHLAPPMNTQSNFYMGSYLHDGRMPRYVGKQPSDAIRFTGFGDPPVSLYNNIPNEIMLDEFPSLNYSNSYEDLMCGMLMEISKGKTPCSHQSSFANTTVGGGRSLAASQVNFPQINQLESYAMSCSQLPMQNEKAPFISNTTSAGGFTEQMAPFNMASNTSSVGMMLNGSSALDASRTSTKDTHVVNSERTTSMLHNLQTDDFFSLTQLLDGGDGGSILPMQEGTLDQQPLNDQLNEINAFSVDDIFSNMNLEDFTGDDAIVEEA